The Gossypium hirsutum isolate 1008001.06 chromosome D02, Gossypium_hirsutum_v2.1, whole genome shotgun sequence region ACTGAGACATTAAATTGCGGACGTGTTACGCGGTTAGATGTAAGAGTTGGTTTGCAAGTCGTATTGGAACCAATTACACAAAGAAGAGGTGGCGGTTGAGACGTTCTTGACTGCTATAATCAGCTTATTGTTTAGATGGTGTTTAGAAGAAAAATCTACTTTCAATGATCGATTCGAGTTCGAAGTGTACCAAGACTAAGGCTAAGAATTTGTATATTTGATTTaccaatttaatttcaattatttaattttattttacaattgttgttctattactattttattctattactttttttatccctttttatttatttgtttcagttcAGCACGAGTGGTGGGCACAACAACTGCCACAACTTTGGAATTTGGTCATGTAAAAACGTTGTTAGGAGTCTTAGTCCCTATGAGATCGACCCTACTTCTCTATACtactttttaattcaattagggcatagaaaatttatatttggtggtatcaACAACCATTAGTGGGTGTTGGGTGGTGATGAGAATTTTTTGTTCTTATATTGCAAATAAAAGTGTTTTTGACTAATTATAGAAATGTCTCTAGCTTTAGTCAAAAGTCATGTTAGTAATCTGGTAGTTGATTGATGGAATTTTCAACGGTGGTGACCAAGTCGAGTAATCATCTTAAttaaagtgactaaattaaaaaaaaaattaaagtgaccaaaataaaaacaacacTATTTTAGACTCGCTTagaatgtaatttacccataaaaaaaatgttacaaCGGCTCAATACAAGATTACAAAAATATGAGCCTAATGCATTTACGGGGAATTTGCTTTGTGGATAGTCACTTTACAAGTCGACTAGGTTAAGAAatgattatttcaaataaaatattttaaacattatttctcaaacaaatttttaaatatacatatatcagACCtgttaattgatctttatatttgttttataacataataaattattacGAAAGTAGCAACTAAAAAAATCAGTACTCATATACTTGttataaattctaatttagtaataaaatgcATCCTAAATGACTAAAAGAAAATGGATTTTCCCACCCGATGATGATAAAGCAGCTGCAGTTCACGAACATAAACTAGACAAAAGATTTTAACCAAAAGGGAAAAAAACACTAAACAAAAGAATTACTACTTATCAACTTGGTTACCAGCCGCAGCCTATCTTTTTCAAATATCAGCTGGATAAGAAGTGAAACACGAAATTTACATCAGCTTTGCTCAACTAATAGACATCAAGTAGCTAACCATTTGAATATGAATGATCTCTCGGTAGGATAAAAGAATATCAACAAAAagtcagaaaaagaaaaaaaaaataggaaCCATACCATATTTCTACCTTTCTTTTCATGACTTGATAATCGGATGGATATAGGCTAGTGTTCGGAACTCTTTTTAGGAACTCAATCTTTTCTTTCATGCTGCCCCATAATTCATTTCAATACTTTGGTACCTTGCTCTGGAACATCATCTGATGATAGGAGAAAGTTCCATCTTCAAACTGCCATCAATTGTTTGCTTCACATAAGTTGATTGTTCCTGGGAATCAAAAACTCAAGCAAGCAAAACTGTTGAGAATTCCAGGGGGATTGATAGACAGGTGGACATTTTGCATTTCATCAACAAGACTATTAATATGCCTCATagaaccaaagaaaaaaaaaagaatttcgaGAATTAATCTGTCACTCCTATTCAGTCTGAAAGCATAGCTTCCAACTCAGGTTCATCAGAGATGACTGCACCATAATCAGAACCTGTTACATTAGACAGGTGCTTCTCTTTTGACCCGCTTTCGTCCTCCTCATCCTCATCCAGATCAGGCCATTCTGGCACATCATTATCATCATAATCATTCTGATCATCACTGACCATAACATCTTTTCTTGATGAATCATCCAATTTTCCATGTTTCTTGTGTCTTGAATCTGCCTTCACCTTTCCCATTGCCTCTGAATCTTCACATATACATGTGGATGGATTCTCATGAAACTCACCCCTTCCTGGCCTGACCTCCTTTGGTTCCCCCATAAAACCTTTCTGTAAAGTACGGATTCTAGAGGAAAATTCTTCCCATGTCATGTTGTTTCTGCTTAAGAACAAGCGATATAGTTTTTTAGCATTTGGACGAATTGTAGGTTTATGTCCAAAATATTTCCTGCAATAGAACAAACAAGGGAAATGTTAGCCAGCAGTTAATAGTTATGGAATGGAAGGATTCAAAGCAGGATGGCTTTACCTTCTTCCAGCTAAGATTCTAGCCATGTTACCGTTGTTGTTGGTGACAAACACATCACTCTCATCACAAACAATAAAGTCAAGTGCAGCCCTTCTAGAAGAGAACGACAAAAATGGCCCTAATTCTTCTTTGGTAGCAATGGTATCTTTTGAATAGAAGTTTGGAAAGAGTGCTTTCAGGGGTCTCAAAGTTTCCTCCCCTCCATAAACTTCACCAGATGCCACATAAATATGAACATCACTGCCATATCCTAGAGCTTTAAGCATCAGACCAACTTCCTCTGGGGTAAGCGGGCATCTTCCTTGCCTCCTTTCCTTATCCGGATTGTTTTTCTGCAAACCAGAAAATGGTTGCCATAAAGCATATGCATTAGATCTGGGATTGGGGTGGAATGATGGGAGTAAAACAAATACAAATTGGAGAATTTTTAAGGACTGCAACTTCTGTTCTCAATATAGCAGTTACTTCAGAATTTTCTATGCAATGCTCTTAGTCTCTCCTGTTCTTTATAAAATCCTCTCAACTATACCTGGATCTTCTAGAATGTTTCCACATCATGGAAAGGAAAGAAAtgcattttttttttcacttggtGGTAGACAATGTTACTTTTAAACTGAAAATTGATGTTTAGTGATAACAGCGGAAACTTAGAAACTTGCTTTCCAATTCCAAGTTCTTGGCCAATAAAAGCAAGATAAAACTATTAGAGTTGGACACTTAAGCCTTACATGTAAAGTCTTCCACCTCTTTTGTATGGCACCtagttcattcttttctttttcacctcCACCATAATCACAGCCTGAGAATGCAAGCATATCAGGTTCAAACCTGTAACAAATTTGCTTGATTGCATCAATAATCTCATATCTGTCCTTTAGTATTGAATGGAAAAGCCATTGCTGCAAAAGAAGCATGCATTGATTCACTGCTATTTATGCAATATCTATCATGGTGAATTTGGTTGATGGTCTACCTCTAAAAAGCATGAGATACAAAAAGACATTTCATCATAACATCAGATACTAGATCTTACACTAATGGTCATGCTGCATTTACAAAGTGCAAAGAAATAGGAGGGCTGTGTACAGTTAGCTAAAAgtacattcttatatttgtatcgTGCATGCAAGCTAAGCAGTTTTGAACCTTACGGAGTTCATGTATATAAAGTATAGGTGGCCGAGCACATAGCTATACACATAGATATGCAATAAGCGTGATAGATATACAGGACCAAAGAAAATTATACATGCCTCAAGTGCAAAGCAATATAATGCTTGCTCCTCATCCGCAATCGCTGAACAAGAATTTTACCCATTTCTAAAATAGGATTAGCGAACTGCAAAGCATGGTAGTTAACTCTGCATCTTAACTTCTGAAAACCTGTATCCAATCTATTTGCAAGTCTGTAATCAAACTTGTTGAGCTGAACTGCCTTCACATGATAACAAGATGTGCCATTAGTTAAACCATCAGATATTAACAGTTATAGGTTAGTGACTTGGTTATTTGGTTCATACATAACTTAAATGGCTGGACTAACCAGAATCATCTTCAGCTCAAATGCAAATTCAGGCATAACTGTTACTTGACAATATTATACACATAAAAATGTGTAGATTTTTCAAACACTAACATTACAAACGAATTAAACTCCCATTAGTGATGCTACCTGCCAGCCAGAGGTCTTAATACATATTCCCACCAGTGCATTAGATGGGTCAAGTCCAAAGGGATACATCAAGTGCAGGCTTCACTGATGTTATAAAAGAGATCAAAACaataaatcactttttttttacaattctcATTAGTGATTATGGTTCAAATAATTCACAGCATTTCATAATCTCATAGCTAGAcctcaatttcattcaaaaacatcaagttCTAATAAAACAAATCATTTTAAACATGAAAACCTTATACCTCTTATTTACATAGCAGCAGCCTCAAATGAAGTTGGTAAACCATTTTAAACAATATATAACTTAAAGTTCCATTCAAAAACATCAACTTCTAATAAAACAAATCATTTTAAACATGAAAACCGTATACCTCTAATTTACATAGCAGCAGCCTGAAATGATGTTGGTAAACCATATACATAACTTAAAACAATGATGACATACAAAGGTTATGTTGAAAATACGCTATTTATTTACAATATCAAAATGAACAGAAGTTGACAAGAGTGGTACTTTACAATTTTTAAGGCCCTAATGAACAGTTTTTGTACTTGATAGATCAGCTTAGTTAGGTAAAGCTAGAACTTAAAGCACACAAAATCAGATCTAAGAGTACAATAAATTAGAGATTGTACTAATCTTGGTATTGACTGGTGAAAACAGTAACAATTATGTTGGAATATTGGCATGTGAAAGATGGAGCACAGACTCAATGATATATCAAAATGCTATCCAGGTACAGGAAAGTGGTAAATGAACCTCTATTTACGACTTACAACTTACAAGCATGCTTAAGCAACACATTTGACATTAATTTTTCTCTCTGAGGAAAAGAAGAAGATACAAGAGACAGGGCAGCTAATACAAACACAGGAGAAACACAAGTAAAGCAATCCAAAACCCTCATGTGACCAGTTAAGGACCATGCATACAAAATTGACTGAAAATACTTTAATAGGGAACTTACATGCCTTTTCAAAAGAACCGGCAGTACACGATTTAGATAACACCTTTCACTACACTTCCGTGGAACGCGCATGGTGTATGGAGTCCAAGTCCTCCCTCCCCTTTTAGGCAGCTGCTTTATGATTTTAACATCTTTTGACAAAAATGATATGAACCAATCAACATCAAAGATATCTGTGAAGTCA contains the following coding sequences:
- the LOC107910691 gene encoding O-fucosyltransferase 16, translating into MTHWIGSIRFTYPLSVALYPLERFDWDGFDHMCNVRLAIGRNSSPFSIFYASSYSCSLRLLIRLHQVLIVAEAITHPTRYLAIATSGGLNQQRTGITDAVVAARILNATLVVPKLDQKSFWKDASDFTDIFDVDWFISFLSKDVKIIKQLPKRGGRTWTPYTMRVPRKCSERCYLNRVLPVLLKRHAVQLNKFDYRLANRLDTGFQKLRCRVNYHALQFANPILEMGKILVQRLRMRSKHYIALHLRFEPDMLAFSGCDYGGGEKEKNELGAIQKRWKTLHKNNPDKERRQGRCPLTPEEVGLMLKALGYGSDVHIYVASGEVYGGEETLRPLKALFPNFYSKDTIATKEELGPFLSFSSRRAALDFIVCDESDVFVTNNNGNMARILAGRRKYFGHKPTIRPNAKKLYRLFLSRNNMTWEEFSSRIRTLQKGFMGEPKEVRPGRGEFHENPSTCICEDSEAMGKVKADSRHKKHGKLDDSSRKDVMVSDDQNDYDDNDVPEWPDLDEDEEDESGSKEKHLSNVTGSDYGAVISDEPELEAMLSD